In Nostoc piscinale CENA21, the genomic stretch TGACTTTTTTGCGGGTATTTTTGGTTAGTCTTATACACTACATAAATAATATAAGTAGGGGCGAGCGGTTGTTCGCCCTTGTTTCTAATAAATATTTTTTTTAGTTAAAAATTAAATCTGATGTAGATTGGGTGGAGGAACGGAACCCAACATGATCATGACTTTATCAAGACTTGGTTGGGTTTCGCTATCGCTACACCCAACCTACTTTTATGTCATCTATTATTGTTAACTCTGACTGGAATTTCAATGATAAATTCTGCTCCCTTATCTGGTTCAGACTTGACAGAAATAGTACCATGATGACTTTCGATAATTTGATAGCTAATTGCTAAACCTAAACCAGCGCCTTTGTTCACAGGTTTAGTGGTAAAGAAGGGGTCGAATATTTTACTTTGAATTTCTGGCTCTATTCCAGAGCCATTATCGATAATTCTGACTTTGATAGTTTCTGTTTCTGTTGCTTCAGTTTTAATAATAATTTGCTTTTGATTTTCAGATTTTTTTATTTTCTAATAAAACATCAATCGCATTATTAATAATATTACTAAAGACTTGATTTAATTGGGCTGCATAACATTCAATTAATGGTAAGTTCGAGTATTCTTTAACTATTTCTATTTCTTGTTTGAGACGATGATTTAATAAAGATAATGTACTTTCAATACCTTCATGAATATTGACAGCTTTTCTGTCAGCTTGATCAAGGCGAGCAAAATTCCTTAAAGAAAGTATAATATCTTTAATTCTGTCAGTTCCAACTCTCATAGAAGAGATAATTTTTTGAAAGTCATCTACGATAAAATCTAAGTCTATATCACCAATTTTATCTTGAATCAACTGTTCAGCTTCGGGATATTCTTTTTGATAGATGTCAACTATTCTTAAAATAGTATGAATATGTTCATTGAGATAATTAAAATTGCCATGAATAAAACTCACGGGATTATTAATTTCATGAGCTAAACCCGCAACCATTCTGCCTAGGCTAGACATTTTTTCTGTTTGAATGAGTTGCACTTGAGTTGTTTGCAATTTATGGAGTGTATTTTCGAGTTCTTGTGCTTGTAGTTTCGCTGTTGCGGTGGCAGTAGAGAGTGCCTTAAAATTATTGTAAGCTTTGGAATGATAACGAACGCGGGCAATTAATTCTATAGCATCTGGTAACTTAATTAGGTAGTCGTTAGCTCCCGCAGCAAAGGCTTCAGCTTTGAGTATTGGTTCTTCTTTACTAGATAACATAATGATGGGAACTTCCCGCGTTGATTGATGAGAACGAAACCAACGCAACAGCATTAAGCCATCCATATCTGGCATAATTAAATCTAACAAAATGACTGTTGGCTCAATAGCGATCGCACTTTGCAAAGCCTTTGATGGATCATTAACATAATTGCAAGTAATATCAGGCTCCTTCGCAATCATGCGATTAATTGCTTCACCAAATATTGCCTGATCATCAATTAACAATATTTTGACATCTTCGGTTTGCAGCTTTAATTCATCAAGCAAATTTGGTGATGCTAACTGCATATTTAAATTAGGTAATAGCATAGGATTTCTCTGGCTTTAAGAATGTGGATATTGAGTTAGCGGTGAAGAGTTATAGTGTTTCCGAATCTAATAACTGACAAATTCATCTGCGTTTCTCTGCGGTTAATTATTCTGGCTGTAACTCACTAGGTGAAGAAAGGCTATATTATTTTAAACAAAAAGTATTTAAATCTATAATATTTATAAATTTATTATAACTTAATATAAACAAAAGTAAATATGACTTTAGATATAAGTAGTTTGAAATTAATCCATCCAACAACAACTTAAAAAATTAGAAATATGCAGTATTTTTTCTGAAAAAATCTAGTAGATTTACTATAGTAAAATTGATTGAGTTGGGATTTAAATAGCCGACATCCGTAATATCTTGGTACAAGCAGAAGCGATCGCATCAACTGGTAAAACTTCCACAGCTGCTTTTAATTCCACAGCAGCTTTTGGCATTCCATAAACAATGCAAGTTTCTTGATTTTGGGCGATCGTATGCCAACCTGCGTCGCGTAAAACTTTCAAACCTTGAGCGC encodes the following:
- a CDS encoding sensor histidine kinase, whose translation is MKKSENQKQIIIKTEATETETIKVRIIDNGSGIEPEIQSKIFDPFFTTKPVNKGAGLGLAISYQIIESHHGTISVKSEPDKGAEFIIEIPVRVNNNR
- a CDS encoding response regulator, with amino-acid sequence MLLPNLNMQLASPNLLDELKLQTEDVKILLIDDQAIFGEAINRMIAKEPDITCNYVNDPSKALQSAIAIEPTVILLDLIMPDMDGLMLLRWFRSHQSTREVPIIMLSSKEEPILKAEAFAAGANDYLIKLPDAIELIARVRYHSKAYNNFKALSTATATAKLQAQELENTLHKLQTTQVQLIQTEKMSSLGRMVAGLAHEINNPVSFIHGNFNYLNEHIHTILRIVDIYQKEYPEAEQLIQDKIGDIDLDFIVDDFQKIISSMRVGTDRIKDIILSLRNFARLDQADRKAVNIHEGIESTLSLLNHRLKQEIEIVKEYSNLPLIECYAAQLNQVFSNIINNAIDVLLENKKI
- a CDS encoding chemotaxis protein CheB produces the protein MTKNLSFDYAEQPANCLYRPSIDVLFQSVAKHWQGSGIGVLLTGMGRDGAQGLKVLRDAGWHTIAQNQETCIVYGMPKAAVELKAAVEVLPVDAIASACTKILRMSAI